In Leptolyngbya sp. FACHB-261, one DNA window encodes the following:
- a CDS encoding CIA30 family protein — protein MNQKYAARWDLARFWQTLTYFQVIPFMTSLQQWFGTQAEQPQGKDSVILVVGDNELGKSVAQHLVARGYSVRALVRDPDRSQSSWGNSVELVAGDITHAQTLVPSLLANIQATICCLESAEHLAETDITDSSNTAANLQSWKNLVQALAQNQGLVFDFREPSSDLKEIWGALDDVVMGGVSQSTIRLQEKTALFSGYVSTDNSGGFASIRTRNFDPAFDFSNYEGLELRLKGDGKRYKFMLRSEARWDGTAYCYSFDTVDGTWMSVAVPFAAMQPVFRAKTVPNAEPLSSSQVRSFQIMLSKFEYDGALNPKFAPGPFQLEIESVRAYGEVNLPQLVLVSSAPTQAALDREDIVRTSGLTYTIIRPGSLTSTTGEQPLVFEQTKQTDHNSQGPTRYEDLAEVCVQALSQPKACNVTFTVKGSLSRTDSLETGSVDWAGLFSRLKPDSAVNS, from the coding sequence ATGAATCAAAAGTATGCTGCTCGCTGGGATTTGGCCCGGTTTTGGCAAACTCTAACCTATTTTCAAGTGATTCCTTTTATGACCAGCCTTCAGCAATGGTTCGGAACCCAAGCTGAGCAGCCACAAGGTAAAGACTCGGTCATTTTGGTAGTTGGGGACAATGAGCTTGGCAAAAGCGTAGCCCAGCATCTAGTCGCACGAGGTTATTCTGTACGAGCTTTAGTGCGAGACCCTGACCGTAGCCAGTCTTCGTGGGGAAATTCGGTTGAGCTAGTGGCAGGAGATATTACTCACGCTCAAACGCTAGTGCCTAGTTTGCTAGCCAACATCCAGGCGACAATCTGCTGCCTCGAATCTGCTGAGCATCTGGCAGAGACAGATATAACAGACAGCTCAAACACAGCAGCAAACTTACAAAGTTGGAAGAACCTGGTGCAAGCGCTAGCCCAAAATCAAGGCTTAGTCTTTGATTTCCGTGAACCTTCTAGCGATCTAAAAGAGATCTGGGGTGCTCTAGACGACGTTGTTATGGGCGGTGTTAGCCAGAGTACTATCCGTTTACAGGAGAAAACAGCGCTGTTCTCAGGCTACGTTTCAACGGATAACTCCGGCGGATTCGCTTCCATTCGTACCCGTAACTTCGACCCCGCTTTTGATTTTTCGAACTATGAAGGCTTGGAGTTGCGACTGAAAGGCGACGGCAAACGCTACAAATTTATGCTGCGCAGTGAAGCGCGTTGGGATGGTACCGCTTACTGCTATTCCTTCGATACAGTGGATGGCACCTGGATGAGTGTGGCTGTGCCTTTCGCGGCCATGCAACCTGTATTTCGAGCCAAAACAGTGCCTAATGCCGAACCTCTCAGCTCGAGTCAGGTTCGCTCCTTCCAAATCATGCTCAGTAAGTTTGAGTATGACGGTGCCTTGAATCCCAAATTTGCCCCTGGCCCTTTTCAATTAGAAATCGAGTCTGTTCGAGCTTATGGGGAGGTTAATCTACCTCAACTGGTCTTGGTCAGTTCAGCACCAACTCAAGCAGCATTAGATCGAGAAGATATTGTTCGCACGAGCGGTTTAACTTATACCATTATTCGTCCTGGTAGCCTAACTTCGACTACTGGCGAACAACCTCTAGTTTTTGAGCAGACAAAGCAGACAGATCACAACAGTCAAGGCCCAACTCGTTACGAAGACTTAGCAGAGGTTTGTGTTCAAGCCCTTAGTCAGCCTAAAGCCTGCAATGTCACGTTCACTGTGAAGGGATCTCTAAGCAGAACGGACTCATTAGAAACCGGATCAGTCGATTGGGCAGGGCTATTCTCGCGGTTGAAACCTGACTCAGCGGTGAATTCCTAA
- a CDS encoding Lin0512 family protein, with protein MRRRLVIEMGMGVDQHGQDPTVAAARAVRNAIAHNALPGVWEVAGLEDPNQMIVEVQVAVPYPERVREPEVLAVLPFGRKTLAVESGGMIAQGRAIASLNDSSDEMLVAVAAVTVLIEMD; from the coding sequence GTGCGTAGACGATTAGTTATCGAGATGGGAATGGGCGTTGATCAACATGGACAAGATCCAACGGTGGCAGCAGCACGGGCGGTACGCAATGCCATTGCCCATAACGCTCTACCTGGAGTGTGGGAAGTAGCAGGTCTTGAAGACCCAAACCAGATGATCGTGGAAGTTCAAGTGGCAGTGCCTTATCCAGAGCGGGTGCGGGAGCCAGAAGTTCTAGCAGTCCTGCCCTTTGGTCGTAAAACGCTAGCCGTCGAGTCGGGAGGCATGATCGCACAAGGGCGTGCCATTGCCTCGCTCAACGACAGCAGTGACGAAATGCTGGTTGCTGTAGCAGCAGTAACAGTGCTGATAGAGATGGATTAG
- a CDS encoding zinc metallopeptidase, translating into MFFHPSMLVLIPGMILMFWAQSRVQGTYQKYSQVRSTLGMTGAQVAETILHKMGVNHVNVEPVAGQLTDHYDPSAKVVRLSEGVYYSDSLAAAAVAAHECGHVLQDVKGYMPMNLRAAVVPAANIGSNLGPFLVLAGIFTNFTGLINLGILLFAAVIAFHVVTLPVEFDASNRALAIVDNLGILRGEERTAARRVLNAAAWTYVATALYAVLNLVQLLLMRRD; encoded by the coding sequence ATGTTTTTTCACCCATCAATGCTAGTGCTGATTCCTGGCATGATTCTGATGTTTTGGGCTCAGAGTCGTGTGCAAGGAACCTATCAGAAATATTCGCAGGTCCGTTCAACGCTGGGCATGACGGGAGCTCAGGTTGCTGAGACCATCTTGCACAAGATGGGCGTCAACCACGTCAATGTAGAGCCAGTTGCAGGTCAACTCACCGACCACTACGACCCCTCCGCTAAGGTTGTGCGTTTATCTGAAGGCGTTTATTACTCTGACTCGCTGGCCGCAGCTGCAGTAGCTGCTCACGAATGTGGTCACGTGCTTCAGGATGTCAAGGGCTATATGCCCATGAACCTGCGAGCAGCCGTTGTGCCAGCCGCTAACATTGGCTCCAATTTGGGCCCATTCTTGGTGCTGGCAGGCATTTTTACCAATTTCACCGGTCTAATTAACCTGGGGATTCTACTGTTTGCAGCGGTGATTGCCTTCCATGTGGTGACTCTGCCGGTGGAGTTTGATGCATCCAACCGCGCCTTGGCGATTGTAGATAACCTGGGCATCCTGCGGGGTGAAGAACGGACGGCTGCCCGTCGAGTGCTCAATGCTGCCGCCTGGACCTATGTCGCCACTGCTTTGTACGCGGTGTTGAACCTGGTGCAACTCCTGTTGATGCGCAGAGACTAG
- a CDS encoding PHP domain-containing protein, with product MALSSTVPRQDSASLREVFRGISPESCPRHFNFHMHTAHSDGKLKPSELVTQALALGLTGFAITDHHTVAGYREALRCLKADRAQMKPQLWPGIEINADLLGGEVHILGYGFDPDAAVLAPYLQGHTAKGQAYQAQQVIGALHAAGGLAVLAHPVRYRRDPADLILGAADLGIDGVETYYCYNNPTHWRPSPEQTALVHKLGERYQLLHTCGTDTHGRSLLARL from the coding sequence ATGGCCCTTTCCTCCACCGTTCCCCGTCAGGACTCTGCTTCGCTCCGTGAAGTATTTCGTGGCATTTCCCCTGAGAGTTGCCCGCGCCACTTCAACTTTCACATGCACACTGCGCATTCTGATGGCAAGCTAAAGCCGTCGGAACTAGTGACACAGGCGCTGGCGCTTGGCTTAACAGGCTTTGCAATTACAGACCACCACACGGTCGCCGGTTACCGAGAGGCACTGCGCTGCTTAAAGGCAGACAGGGCTCAGATGAAGCCTCAACTCTGGCCCGGTATAGAGATCAACGCTGACCTCTTGGGAGGTGAGGTTCATATCCTCGGTTATGGCTTTGATCCAGATGCAGCTGTGCTCGCACCCTACTTGCAAGGTCACACAGCCAAGGGTCAGGCTTACCAAGCCCAACAAGTGATTGGCGCTTTACATGCAGCCGGTGGGCTGGCTGTTTTAGCTCACCCAGTTCGCTACCGTCGCGACCCTGCCGATCTGATTTTGGGAGCGGCTGATTTGGGCATTGATGGCGTGGAGACCTACTACTGCTACAACAACCCAACCCACTGGCGGCCCAGCCCGGAGCAGACAGCTCTAGTTCATAAACTAGGTGAGCGCTACCAGCTTCTGCATACCTGCGGCACTGATACCCACGGTCGTTCTCTACTAGCCCGCCTCTAA
- a CDS encoding Crp/Fnr family transcriptional regulator, giving the protein MALLQSATMDDQYSPRDPKASAQIQASFFFEGLPTQAAERATAHVVTRHHPPNQIILLENDWGSSVYFILGGWVKIRTHNLDGKEVTLNILGPGEVFGEMAPLDEVPRSTDVITLTPTAIGSLPSQDFVTLLSTEPLAGIRLAKLMAKRLRQVNRRLRLRESDSTSRVADILLFLAEGQGKVSRKGVEIPNLPHRELSSLSGLARETVTRVLGKLEKKRLILRDKDRDVLCIMDPDALEGLLD; this is encoded by the coding sequence ATGGCACTACTGCAATCCGCCACTATGGACGATCAATATAGCCCCCGAGATCCAAAAGCCAGTGCCCAAATTCAGGCATCTTTCTTTTTTGAAGGTTTGCCGACCCAGGCTGCTGAGCGGGCGACTGCCCATGTGGTGACACGCCACCACCCTCCCAACCAGATCATTCTGCTCGAAAACGATTGGGGTAGTTCGGTTTACTTCATCCTGGGCGGCTGGGTGAAAATTCGAACCCACAACCTGGATGGGAAAGAAGTCACGCTCAATATTTTGGGACCAGGGGAGGTATTTGGTGAGATGGCTCCTCTAGATGAGGTCCCCCGCTCAACCGATGTCATTACCCTGACACCGACTGCGATTGGCAGTTTGCCTTCCCAAGATTTTGTCACCCTACTTAGCACCGAACCCCTGGCCGGTATTCGGCTAGCCAAACTGATGGCCAAGCGCCTACGTCAGGTTAATCGCCGCTTGCGCCTTCGCGAGTCGGATAGTACCTCCCGGGTCGCTGATATCCTGTTGTTTCTAGCAGAAGGGCAGGGCAAGGTCAGTCGTAAAGGGGTAGAAATTCCTAATCTACCGCACCGTGAACTGAGTAGCCTGAGTGGCTTAGCTCGTGAAACCGTTACTCGTGTCCTAGGCAAGCTGGAGAAAAAGCGCCTGATCCTACGCGACAAGGACCGCGATGTGCTGTGCATTATGGACCCAGATGCCCTAGAAGGCTTGCTGGACTGA
- the hemG gene encoding protoporphyrinogen oxidase: MTASLFSNQTPTSQIPGELRADVLVVGAGISGLALAHKLQQLNSEQAVLVTEAQERVGGAITSRRLDSDQEQFLWEEGPNSFSPSPDLLRLAVEVGLRDELVLADRKLPRFVYWQQQLQAVPMSPPALLKTPLLSTSAKLRALAGALGFVNPAMGLQSHQGGEETVAQFFRRHLGQQVLERLVAPFVSGVYAGDPNQLSAGAAFARVAQMEQAGGGLLAGALGSRKGRQAPDPNLPPTRAGELGSFKSGLQALPEAVASHLKDPVRLRWRLNRLTRSGSNYIAQFETPEGPRQVQARAVVLTTPAFVTAEILAELAPVGSQQLREIPYPPVACVVLAYPNSALARPLQGFGHLVPRGQGVRTLGTIWSSSLFPGRAPAGMHILTNFIGGATDPGIAQLSEAEIVQAVHQDLSRVLLKPDAEAPKVLAVHLWQRAIPQYTLGHRQRLAAIEQELKSLPGLQLCANYLDGVALGDCVRRAGQTAESISNYLAVQT; the protein is encoded by the coding sequence ATGACTGCTTCCCTGTTTTCAAACCAAACTCCGACTTCCCAAATACCGGGGGAGTTGAGAGCGGATGTCTTGGTCGTTGGTGCAGGGATCAGCGGTCTCGCCTTGGCTCACAAGCTACAGCAACTCAACTCTGAGCAGGCTGTGCTAGTTACTGAAGCCCAAGAGCGCGTAGGTGGTGCAATCACCAGTCGTCGGCTTGACAGCGATCAGGAGCAGTTTCTCTGGGAAGAAGGCCCCAACAGCTTCTCCCCCAGTCCTGATCTGCTGCGTTTGGCGGTTGAGGTTGGCTTGCGGGATGAGCTGGTGCTGGCGGATCGCAAGCTGCCACGTTTTGTCTACTGGCAGCAGCAATTGCAGGCCGTGCCGATGAGCCCGCCTGCTTTGCTCAAGACTCCATTGCTCTCCACCTCAGCTAAGCTACGGGCTCTAGCTGGGGCTCTAGGCTTTGTCAATCCCGCGATGGGTCTTCAGTCCCATCAGGGGGGCGAGGAGACAGTTGCTCAGTTCTTCCGTCGGCATCTAGGCCAGCAAGTTTTAGAGCGCTTAGTTGCTCCTTTCGTCTCCGGTGTCTACGCAGGCGATCCTAATCAGCTCAGCGCTGGGGCTGCTTTTGCTCGCGTTGCCCAGATGGAGCAGGCAGGTGGCGGGCTTCTAGCTGGAGCTTTGGGTTCCCGCAAGGGGCGTCAGGCACCTGACCCTAACTTGCCCCCCACCCGCGCTGGCGAGTTGGGCTCCTTCAAGAGCGGTTTACAGGCTTTACCCGAAGCAGTGGCAAGCCACCTGAAAGATCCAGTGCGCCTCCGTTGGCGGCTAAATCGTCTGACACGTTCAGGCTCAAATTACATAGCTCAATTTGAAACCCCTGAAGGCCCCCGCCAGGTTCAAGCCCGTGCGGTAGTATTGACGACTCCGGCCTTTGTTACCGCTGAGATCCTGGCGGAGCTAGCGCCAGTGGGCAGTCAGCAGTTACGCGAGATCCCTTACCCCCCGGTTGCCTGTGTTGTGTTGGCTTATCCCAATTCGGCCCTAGCTCGGCCCTTGCAAGGATTTGGTCATTTAGTACCTCGAGGGCAGGGCGTACGCACTTTAGGAACCATCTGGAGTTCCAGCCTGTTTCCAGGACGCGCACCGGCTGGAATGCACATACTCACTAACTTTATTGGGGGTGCTACTGATCCAGGCATTGCTCAATTGAGCGAAGCAGAAATCGTTCAGGCTGTGCATCAAGATCTGAGCCGAGTACTGCTGAAGCCAGACGCTGAAGCCCCCAAGGTTCTAGCGGTGCATCTTTGGCAGCGCGCGATTCCTCAGTACACGCTAGGCCATCGGCAACGCTTAGCAGCAATAGAGCAGGAGTTGAAATCCCTGCCTGGGCTGCAGCTATGCGCCAACTATCTGGACGGGGTAGCTTTGGGTGACTGTGTGCGACGGGCAGGACAGACAGCCGAGTCCATTAGCAATTACCTAGCAGTTCAGACGTAA
- a CDS encoding OmpA family protein encodes MKQPIPITRPKSTPAPRGVHPIAALLVGVFRLSLLALGAGLAWSIGMGVALFQPAATTPANPPWSEQIRRLLPLGAAEPVAKTNAITGNLASDALFETNSVVQLRANAAEVLAPVIASLKAQPGATVLITSHTDEGGSPDAALALSYRQALAVQTALSQNLGADAYEWVPIGAGTEQPEGTSGSQDLARRVEIAILP; translated from the coding sequence GTGAAGCAACCCATTCCAATCACCCGGCCCAAATCTACTCCAGCGCCCCGTGGCGTTCATCCTATTGCCGCCCTGTTGGTCGGCGTTTTTCGCTTGAGCTTATTGGCGCTCGGTGCAGGCCTAGCCTGGAGCATCGGCATGGGCGTGGCCTTATTTCAGCCCGCTGCCACTACTCCAGCCAATCCACCCTGGTCGGAGCAGATTCGCCGGTTACTGCCCCTAGGGGCAGCCGAGCCTGTCGCCAAGACCAATGCGATTACTGGCAATTTGGCCAGTGATGCACTTTTTGAAACCAACTCGGTGGTTCAGCTCCGCGCCAACGCGGCTGAAGTCTTAGCTCCAGTGATCGCTAGCCTCAAGGCTCAGCCAGGAGCAACGGTGCTGATCACGAGCCATACAGATGAGGGTGGTAGTCCAGATGCGGCTCTAGCGCTCTCTTACCGGCAGGCCTTGGCTGTCCAAACGGCGCTAAGCCAAAACTTGGGCGCTGACGCTTACGAATGGGTACCTATTGGTGCCGGGACTGAGCAACCGGAAGGCACTAGCGGCAGCCAGGACCTAGCTCGCCGAGTTGAGATCGCTATTCTTCCTTAG
- the fmt gene encoding methionyl-tRNA formyltransferase, with amino-acid sequence MVAAQQQASKLRVVFFGTPEFAVPTLEHLLSQPQFEVLAVVTQPDKRRGRGSQLTPSPVKVLAQAHNLPIWQPRSVKKDDETLAKLADTQADAFVVVAYGQILSQQILDMPRLGCVNVHGSLLPKYRGAAPIQWAIYNGETETGITTMRMEAGLDTGPMLLKANTPIPPLAKSTDLAKILSVQGATLLLETLLQLAAGTLQATPQDDAQATYAPLLKKEHFALDWSRSASQLHNQVRAFTPNCFANHRSEGLKVTSTLLPELLPEPLPELLEASIPHSDRPRPGEVLGTIKRVGPAVATGDGVLLLSEVQPAGKRAQSGWDYANGCRLQPGERFENGAAEVIHSL; translated from the coding sequence GTGGTCGCAGCTCAGCAACAAGCGTCAAAACTGCGCGTGGTCTTTTTTGGCACTCCAGAGTTTGCAGTGCCCACGCTAGAGCATTTACTGTCCCAGCCGCAGTTTGAAGTGTTAGCGGTGGTCACGCAGCCAGATAAGCGGCGCGGTCGGGGGAGCCAGCTCACACCTTCGCCCGTGAAGGTGCTAGCCCAGGCTCACAACCTACCGATTTGGCAGCCGCGCAGCGTCAAAAAAGACGACGAAACTCTGGCTAAACTTGCCGACACTCAAGCTGATGCCTTTGTTGTGGTTGCCTATGGTCAGATTCTGTCTCAGCAAATCCTCGACATGCCCCGGTTAGGCTGCGTCAATGTGCATGGCTCGCTCCTGCCCAAATATCGGGGTGCTGCTCCAATCCAATGGGCGATCTATAACGGCGAAACCGAAACCGGAATTACCACTATGCGGATGGAAGCTGGCTTGGATACAGGCCCCATGTTGCTGAAAGCTAATACTCCAATTCCACCCTTAGCCAAAAGCACCGACTTAGCCAAGATTCTTTCTGTCCAAGGCGCAACCCTGCTGCTCGAAACGTTGCTACAGCTGGCCGCAGGCACCCTTCAAGCAACGCCTCAGGACGATGCCCAGGCAACTTATGCGCCGCTGCTTAAGAAAGAGCACTTTGCTTTGGATTGGTCTCGCTCTGCAAGCCAGCTCCACAATCAAGTTCGGGCCTTTACACCCAACTGTTTTGCGAACCATCGCAGCGAAGGGCTCAAAGTTACCTCAACGCTGCTGCCGGAACTGCTACCTGAGCCCCTGCCCGAACTTCTAGAGGCGAGTATCCCGCACTCAGACCGCCCACGGCCAGGAGAAGTGCTGGGTACAATCAAAAGGGTGGGACCCGCAGTGGCAACCGGCGATGGGGTGCTCTTATTAAGTGAGGTGCAGCCTGCTGGCAAGCGAGCGCAGTCCGGTTGGGATTATGCCAACGGCTGTCGTTTGCAACCAGGGGAGCGGTTTGAAAACGGTGCTGCTGAGGTGATCCACTCTCTCTGA
- a CDS encoding DUF2811 domain-containing protein, producing MNEGVAVTRIDNPTPTGRTMMPTHPRQHFQHLRQAVMMNTTVSIVAEIPEELHETLKGYLETHPDWDQDRVFSAALSLFLLQNGDCDRRAARVYLNTLFQPSL from the coding sequence TTGAATGAGGGAGTGGCGGTCACTCGCATTGACAACCCCACCCCTACTGGGCGCACAATGATGCCCACTCACCCGAGACAACACTTTCAACATTTAAGGCAAGCGGTCATGATGAACACGACGGTCAGTATTGTGGCGGAGATTCCCGAAGAGCTGCACGAGACGCTCAAAGGGTATCTTGAGACTCATCCCGATTGGGACCAGGATCGGGTTTTCTCAGCTGCACTCTCCCTGTTTCTGCTCCAGAATGGAGACTGCGACCGTCGGGCAGCACGCGTCTACCTAAACACGCTGTTCCAGCCCAGCCTCTAG
- a CDS encoding 16S rRNA (cytosine(967)-C(5))-methyltransferase, with translation MPAAHSDPRQLALTALRSIRGRGAFADLALDRVLQTNQLADADRGLLTELVYGISRRERTLDALIDQFARKPAADQPPDLRNLLHLGLYQLRYLNQIPASAAVNTTVDLAKRNGLAGLSGLVNGLLRSYVRAQATGEPLQLSEDPIKRLGALHSFPDWLIQLWLETIGHEETEALCTWLNRPPHFDLRVNRLRASFEQVQTALAAYDAMPVVGVPGALRLRGRVGAVQKLPGFAEGWWTVQDSSAQLVAQLLDPQPGEVIADACAAPGGKTTHLAELMGDQGKIWACDLYANRLKRLTGNCQRLVLSSINLRCGDSRSFDDLQGTCDRVLIDAPCSGLGTLHRHADARWRQTPETIQDLARLQTELLHHTSGWVKPGGSLVYATCTLHPLENEQVVEQFLRQHPQWRILSPERLNLPELVTPEGYIKVWPQRHDMDGFFMAKLVCTAT, from the coding sequence GTGCCAGCTGCTCATTCCGATCCTCGGCAACTTGCCCTCACAGCCCTCCGGTCCATTCGAGGCCGGGGGGCCTTTGCCGATCTAGCCTTAGACCGGGTACTTCAAACCAACCAACTAGCTGATGCCGACCGGGGTTTGCTCACCGAACTGGTCTATGGCATCAGCCGTCGTGAACGCACCCTTGATGCCTTAATTGACCAGTTTGCGCGTAAACCCGCTGCCGACCAGCCGCCCGACCTGCGTAACCTGCTGCACCTGGGTCTGTATCAACTGCGTTACTTGAACCAGATTCCGGCCTCGGCTGCCGTGAACACCACCGTTGATCTCGCTAAGCGCAACGGGTTAGCGGGCTTGAGTGGTCTGGTAAATGGGTTGTTGCGCAGTTATGTGCGAGCGCAGGCAACCGGTGAGCCACTGCAGCTGAGCGAGGATCCGATCAAGCGCCTGGGTGCTTTGCACAGCTTTCCTGACTGGCTGATCCAGCTTTGGCTAGAAACCATAGGCCATGAGGAAACCGAAGCCCTCTGCACCTGGCTTAACCGGCCTCCCCACTTCGACCTGCGGGTGAACCGTCTGCGGGCAAGCTTTGAGCAAGTCCAAACAGCGCTGGCTGCTTACGATGCCATGCCAGTTGTCGGTGTGCCTGGCGCGCTGCGCCTCAGAGGCAGAGTGGGCGCTGTGCAAAAACTGCCTGGCTTTGCTGAGGGCTGGTGGACTGTCCAGGACAGCAGTGCACAATTGGTCGCTCAACTGCTAGATCCTCAACCGGGCGAGGTCATTGCGGATGCCTGTGCAGCCCCTGGCGGCAAAACCACCCATCTTGCTGAGCTGATGGGTGACCAGGGCAAAATCTGGGCCTGTGACCTCTATGCCAATCGCCTGAAACGCTTGACCGGGAACTGTCAACGTTTGGTCTTAAGCTCAATCAATCTACGCTGTGGAGATAGTCGCAGCTTCGACGATTTGCAGGGCACTTGTGATCGAGTTTTGATCGATGCTCCCTGCTCTGGGCTGGGCACCCTGCATCGTCATGCCGATGCCCGTTGGCGGCAAACCCCTGAGACCATCCAAGATCTAGCTCGTCTGCAAACCGAACTGCTTCACCACACATCAGGTTGGGTGAAACCGGGAGGTAGCCTGGTTTATGCAACCTGCACCCTACATCCCTTGGAGAATGAGCAGGTTGTTGAGCAGTTTCTCAGACAGCATCCGCAATGGCGTATCCTCTCACCAGAACGTTTGAACTTGCCTGAATTAGTCACGCCCGAGGGCTACATAAAAGTCTGGCCCCAGCGACACGATATGGATGGTTTTTTTATGGCAAAGCTGGTTTGTACTGCGACCTAG
- the hpnA gene encoding hopanoid-associated sugar epimerase, which translates to MRTFVTGGTGFIGANVVRELLSAGHQVRALVRPKAALGNLQGLDVELVTGNLLSPDLYESLKGCDALFHVAAHYSLAQADRDSLYRSNVEGTRNILAAARRAGVERSVYTSSVAAIGVPAQGQVADESHQTNVEKLVGHYKKSKFLAEQVAQEAAAGQHVVIVNPSSPLGPWDAKPTPTGDIVLRFLRGQMPFYLDTGLNFVHVRDVAQGHLLALERGKSGERYILGHENLSLKALLDRLEALTGLRAPQRSVPHWLPLSVAWLDERLLSPLLGKSTSVPIDGVRMSQSYMYYSPAKAVRELGLPQTPLDIALKDAVAWFVEKGYCQLPQSQTRI; encoded by the coding sequence ATGCGGACATTCGTCACAGGCGGTACGGGCTTTATTGGTGCCAATGTCGTGCGCGAGTTGCTGAGTGCTGGACACCAGGTTCGTGCCCTAGTGCGCCCTAAGGCAGCACTAGGTAATTTGCAGGGGCTTGACGTGGAACTAGTAACCGGAAACCTGCTGAGCCCAGACCTGTATGAAAGCCTAAAGGGTTGTGACGCACTGTTCCATGTTGCAGCTCACTACAGCCTTGCTCAAGCGGACCGGGATAGTCTTTACCGCAGCAATGTCGAGGGTACCCGCAACATCCTGGCAGCAGCCCGCCGGGCTGGGGTAGAACGCAGTGTGTATACCAGCTCTGTCGCTGCGATTGGGGTGCCAGCGCAAGGTCAGGTCGCCGATGAGAGCCATCAGACCAATGTGGAAAAACTGGTTGGGCACTACAAAAAATCCAAATTCCTAGCAGAGCAAGTCGCTCAAGAGGCAGCTGCGGGTCAGCATGTAGTGATCGTCAATCCCAGTAGCCCTCTTGGACCCTGGGATGCCAAGCCGACCCCAACTGGCGACATTGTGTTACGGTTTCTGCGGGGTCAAATGCCCTTCTACCTGGATACGGGTCTGAATTTCGTTCATGTGCGCGATGTTGCTCAGGGGCACTTACTCGCACTTGAACGAGGCAAATCAGGAGAGCGCTACATCCTAGGTCACGAGAATTTAAGCCTTAAAGCTCTTTTGGATCGCTTAGAGGCATTGACTGGGCTGAGAGCTCCCCAGCGCTCGGTTCCTCACTGGCTCCCTCTGAGTGTGGCTTGGCTGGACGAACGTCTACTGAGTCCACTCTTGGGCAAGAGTACCTCTGTGCCTATTGATGGGGTGCGAATGTCTCAGTCCTACATGTACTACAGCCCAGCCAAAGCGGTGCGAGAGCTTGGCCTACCCCAGACCCCTTTAGATATTGCCCTTAAAGATGCTGTTGCCTGGTTCGTTGAAAAGGGCTACTGCCAGTTGCCCCAGTCGCAGACCCGGATCTAA